From the genome of Anabrus simplex isolate iqAnaSimp1 chromosome X, ASM4041472v1, whole genome shotgun sequence, one region includes:
- the LOC136886106 gene encoding rhomboid-related protein 2 isoform X2, whose protein sequence is MPSNTERRRCPRQAPPTEITVTLRRDPNDWRTIFQSYDLDNDGVISLRELKERILSETYKNDIPEETVCRIMQKIDLDGNGYIDLKEFERLHWTRVFNWYDRDGDGLISPAELSGMIQEGEERLIPKATEKRLAKMADGNGDNRLDFEEFLKLVEMKEFRVIMGDILNKYVRLVVVPRYRESDEVDGRLHYEQQYSCCPPKLCMVIISIVEAALFAWDAFKDGKTDGNGPVATALLYDPKRRYEGWRYLTYMFVHAGFFHLIVNLVIQILLGIPLEMVHHWWRVLIIYLGGVLFGSLGTSISDPYVRLVGASGGVYALVTAHLASIVMNWSEMRFAPLQFVFFLIVFASTIGKDIYYRYINDEDDRIGYEAHLFGALAGFLLGISVLRNLHVLKWERVLWWASIFVFVGFISAAIAWNAAFLSYFPHPEYSS, encoded by the exons GACTGGAGAACTATATTTCAAAGCTACGACCTTGACAACGACGGTGTTATATCACTGAGGGAACTGAAGGAAAGGATCCTCAGCGAGACGTACAAAAATGATATCCCGGAGGAAACAGTTTGCCGAATCATGCAGAAAATTGACCTAGATGGCAACGGTTACATTGATCTGAAAGAATTTGAAAGGCTG CACTGGACGAGGGTGTTCAACTGGTACGATCGGGACGGAGACGGACTAATCTCGCCGGCGGAGTTATCTGGGATGATCCAGGAAGGAGAAGAGCGGCTAATCCCTAAAGCGACGGAGAAAAGGCTGGCGAAGATGGCTGATGGCAATGGGGACAATCGTCTGGACTTtgaagaatttttgaaactg GTGGAGATGAAGGAGTTCCGTGTCATAATGGGCGACATTCTGAACAAGTACGTGAGGTTGGTGGTGGTGCCGCGGTACAGGGAGAGCGACGAAGTGGACGGGCGACTGCATTACGAGCAGCAATACAGCTGCTGTCCTCCCAAACTTTGTATGGTGATCATCAGCATTGTCGAG GCAGCCTTGTTCGCCTGGGATGCCTTCAAGGACGGTAAGACCGACGGTAACGGGCCTGTCGCTACGGCTCTGCTCTATGATCCCAAGAGACGATACGAAGGGTGGAGATATCTGACCTATATGTTCGTCCACGCCGG GTTCTTTCACCTGATCGTGAACCTCGTAATACAGATCTTGCTTGGAATACCGCTGGAGATGGTGCACCACTGGTGGAGGGTGCTCATCATCTACCTCGGTGGTGTGCTGTTCGGTTCGCTGGGCACGTCCATATCTGATCCTTACGTGAGGCTTGTAGGTGCTTCCGGCGGGGTCTACGCCCTCGTCACAGCACATCTTGCCTCCATCGTTATG AATTGGTCCGAAATGAGGTTCGCACCCCTGCAGTTTGTATTCTTCCTCATTGTGTTTGCTAGTACAATAGGAAAGGATATCTACTATCGCTACATCAATGACGAGGACGATCGG ATAGGTTATGAAGCCCATCTGTTTGGTGCTCTAGCTGGGTTTCTCCTGGGCATCAGTGTGCTGCGTAACCTGCACGTTCTGAAGTGGGAGCGAGTCCTGTGGTGGGCGTCCATCTTCGTCTTCGTCGGATTTATTTCGGCAGCCATCGCGTGGAATGCCGCTTTTCTCAGCTACTTTCCACATCCAGAGTACAGCTCGTGA
- the LOC136886106 gene encoding rhomboid-related protein 3 isoform X5, translated as MQKIDLDGNGYIDLKEFERLHWTRVFNWYDRDGDGLISPAELSGMIQEGEERLIPKATEKRLAKMADGNGDNRLDFEEFLKLVEMKEFRVIMGDILNKYVRLVVVPRYRESDEVDGRLHYEQQYSCCPPKLCMVIISIVEAALFAWDAFKDGKTDGNGPVATALLYDPKRRYEGWRYLTYMFVHAGFFHLIVNLVIQILLGIPLEMVHHWWRVLIIYLGGVLFGSLGTSISDPYVRLVGASGGVYALVTAHLASIVMNWSEMRFAPLQFVFFLIVFASTIGKDIYYRYINDEDDRIGYEAHLFGALAGFLLGISVLRNLHVLKWERVLWWASIFVFVGFISAAIAWNAAFLSYFPHPEYSS; from the exons ATGCAGAAAATTGACCTAGATGGCAACGGTTACATTGATCTGAAAGAATTTGAAAGGCTG CACTGGACGAGGGTGTTCAACTGGTACGATCGGGACGGAGACGGACTAATCTCGCCGGCGGAGTTATCTGGGATGATCCAGGAAGGAGAAGAGCGGCTAATCCCTAAAGCGACGGAGAAAAGGCTGGCGAAGATGGCTGATGGCAATGGGGACAATCGTCTGGACTTtgaagaatttttgaaactg GTGGAGATGAAGGAGTTCCGTGTCATAATGGGCGACATTCTGAACAAGTACGTGAGGTTGGTGGTGGTGCCGCGGTACAGGGAGAGCGACGAAGTGGACGGGCGACTGCATTACGAGCAGCAATACAGCTGCTGTCCTCCCAAACTTTGTATGGTGATCATCAGCATTGTCGAG GCAGCCTTGTTCGCCTGGGATGCCTTCAAGGACGGTAAGACCGACGGTAACGGGCCTGTCGCTACGGCTCTGCTCTATGATCCCAAGAGACGATACGAAGGGTGGAGATATCTGACCTATATGTTCGTCCACGCCGG GTTCTTTCACCTGATCGTGAACCTCGTAATACAGATCTTGCTTGGAATACCGCTGGAGATGGTGCACCACTGGTGGAGGGTGCTCATCATCTACCTCGGTGGTGTGCTGTTCGGTTCGCTGGGCACGTCCATATCTGATCCTTACGTGAGGCTTGTAGGTGCTTCCGGCGGGGTCTACGCCCTCGTCACAGCACATCTTGCCTCCATCGTTATG AATTGGTCCGAAATGAGGTTCGCACCCCTGCAGTTTGTATTCTTCCTCATTGTGTTTGCTAGTACAATAGGAAAGGATATCTACTATCGCTACATCAATGACGAGGACGATCGG ATAGGTTATGAAGCCCATCTGTTTGGTGCTCTAGCTGGGTTTCTCCTGGGCATCAGTGTGCTGCGTAACCTGCACGTTCTGAAGTGGGAGCGAGTCCTGTGGTGGGCGTCCATCTTCGTCTTCGTCGGATTTATTTCGGCAGCCATCGCGTGGAATGCCGCTTTTCTCAGCTACTTTCCACATCCAGAGTACAGCTCGTGA
- the LOC136886106 gene encoding rhomboid-related protein 2 isoform X1: MYIFFMKIKTSVLFSISFMSCNNGTEKRRDPNDWRTIFQSYDLDNDGVISLRELKERILSETYKNDIPEETVCRIMQKIDLDGNGYIDLKEFERLHWTRVFNWYDRDGDGLISPAELSGMIQEGEERLIPKATEKRLAKMADGNGDNRLDFEEFLKLVEMKEFRVIMGDILNKYVRLVVVPRYRESDEVDGRLHYEQQYSCCPPKLCMVIISIVEAALFAWDAFKDGKTDGNGPVATALLYDPKRRYEGWRYLTYMFVHAGFFHLIVNLVIQILLGIPLEMVHHWWRVLIIYLGGVLFGSLGTSISDPYVRLVGASGGVYALVTAHLASIVMNWSEMRFAPLQFVFFLIVFASTIGKDIYYRYINDEDDRIGYEAHLFGALAGFLLGISVLRNLHVLKWERVLWWASIFVFVGFISAAIAWNAAFLSYFPHPEYSS; the protein is encoded by the exons GACTGGAGAACTATATTTCAAAGCTACGACCTTGACAACGACGGTGTTATATCACTGAGGGAACTGAAGGAAAGGATCCTCAGCGAGACGTACAAAAATGATATCCCGGAGGAAACAGTTTGCCGAATCATGCAGAAAATTGACCTAGATGGCAACGGTTACATTGATCTGAAAGAATTTGAAAGGCTG CACTGGACGAGGGTGTTCAACTGGTACGATCGGGACGGAGACGGACTAATCTCGCCGGCGGAGTTATCTGGGATGATCCAGGAAGGAGAAGAGCGGCTAATCCCTAAAGCGACGGAGAAAAGGCTGGCGAAGATGGCTGATGGCAATGGGGACAATCGTCTGGACTTtgaagaatttttgaaactg GTGGAGATGAAGGAGTTCCGTGTCATAATGGGCGACATTCTGAACAAGTACGTGAGGTTGGTGGTGGTGCCGCGGTACAGGGAGAGCGACGAAGTGGACGGGCGACTGCATTACGAGCAGCAATACAGCTGCTGTCCTCCCAAACTTTGTATGGTGATCATCAGCATTGTCGAG GCAGCCTTGTTCGCCTGGGATGCCTTCAAGGACGGTAAGACCGACGGTAACGGGCCTGTCGCTACGGCTCTGCTCTATGATCCCAAGAGACGATACGAAGGGTGGAGATATCTGACCTATATGTTCGTCCACGCCGG GTTCTTTCACCTGATCGTGAACCTCGTAATACAGATCTTGCTTGGAATACCGCTGGAGATGGTGCACCACTGGTGGAGGGTGCTCATCATCTACCTCGGTGGTGTGCTGTTCGGTTCGCTGGGCACGTCCATATCTGATCCTTACGTGAGGCTTGTAGGTGCTTCCGGCGGGGTCTACGCCCTCGTCACAGCACATCTTGCCTCCATCGTTATG AATTGGTCCGAAATGAGGTTCGCACCCCTGCAGTTTGTATTCTTCCTCATTGTGTTTGCTAGTACAATAGGAAAGGATATCTACTATCGCTACATCAATGACGAGGACGATCGG ATAGGTTATGAAGCCCATCTGTTTGGTGCTCTAGCTGGGTTTCTCCTGGGCATCAGTGTGCTGCGTAACCTGCACGTTCTGAAGTGGGAGCGAGTCCTGTGGTGGGCGTCCATCTTCGTCTTCGTCGGATTTATTTCGGCAGCCATCGCGTGGAATGCCGCTTTTCTCAGCTACTTTCCACATCCAGAGTACAGCTCGTGA
- the LOC136886106 gene encoding protein rhomboid isoform X4: MYIFFMKIKTSVLFSISFMSCNNGTEKRRDPNDWRTIFQSYDLDNDGVISLRELKERILSETYKNDIPEETVCRIMQKIDLDGNGYIDLKEFERLHWTRVFNWYDRDGDGLISPAELSGMIQEGEERLIPKATEKRLAKMADGNGDNRLDFEEFLKLAALFAWDAFKDGKTDGNGPVATALLYDPKRRYEGWRYLTYMFVHAGFFHLIVNLVIQILLGIPLEMVHHWWRVLIIYLGGVLFGSLGTSISDPYVRLVGASGGVYALVTAHLASIVMNWSEMRFAPLQFVFFLIVFASTIGKDIYYRYINDEDDRIGYEAHLFGALAGFLLGISVLRNLHVLKWERVLWWASIFVFVGFISAAIAWNAAFLSYFPHPEYSS, translated from the exons GACTGGAGAACTATATTTCAAAGCTACGACCTTGACAACGACGGTGTTATATCACTGAGGGAACTGAAGGAAAGGATCCTCAGCGAGACGTACAAAAATGATATCCCGGAGGAAACAGTTTGCCGAATCATGCAGAAAATTGACCTAGATGGCAACGGTTACATTGATCTGAAAGAATTTGAAAGGCTG CACTGGACGAGGGTGTTCAACTGGTACGATCGGGACGGAGACGGACTAATCTCGCCGGCGGAGTTATCTGGGATGATCCAGGAAGGAGAAGAGCGGCTAATCCCTAAAGCGACGGAGAAAAGGCTGGCGAAGATGGCTGATGGCAATGGGGACAATCGTCTGGACTTtgaagaatttttgaaactg GCAGCCTTGTTCGCCTGGGATGCCTTCAAGGACGGTAAGACCGACGGTAACGGGCCTGTCGCTACGGCTCTGCTCTATGATCCCAAGAGACGATACGAAGGGTGGAGATATCTGACCTATATGTTCGTCCACGCCGG GTTCTTTCACCTGATCGTGAACCTCGTAATACAGATCTTGCTTGGAATACCGCTGGAGATGGTGCACCACTGGTGGAGGGTGCTCATCATCTACCTCGGTGGTGTGCTGTTCGGTTCGCTGGGCACGTCCATATCTGATCCTTACGTGAGGCTTGTAGGTGCTTCCGGCGGGGTCTACGCCCTCGTCACAGCACATCTTGCCTCCATCGTTATG AATTGGTCCGAAATGAGGTTCGCACCCCTGCAGTTTGTATTCTTCCTCATTGTGTTTGCTAGTACAATAGGAAAGGATATCTACTATCGCTACATCAATGACGAGGACGATCGG ATAGGTTATGAAGCCCATCTGTTTGGTGCTCTAGCTGGGTTTCTCCTGGGCATCAGTGTGCTGCGTAACCTGCACGTTCTGAAGTGGGAGCGAGTCCTGTGGTGGGCGTCCATCTTCGTCTTCGTCGGATTTATTTCGGCAGCCATCGCGTGGAATGCCGCTTTTCTCAGCTACTTTCCACATCCAGAGTACAGCTCGTGA
- the LOC136886106 gene encoding rhomboid-related protein 3 isoform X3 has product MYIFFMKIKTSVLFSISFMSCNNGTEKRRDPNDWRTIFQSYDLDNDGVISLRELKERILSETYKNDIPEETVCRIMQKIDLDGNGYIDLKEFERLHWTRVFNWYDRDGDGLISPAELSGMIQEGEERLIPKATEKRLAKMADGNGDNRLDFEEFLKLVEMKEFRVIMGDILNKYVRLVVVPRYRESDEVDGRLHYEQQYSCCPPKLCMVIISIVEAALFAWDAFKDGKTDGNGPVATALLYDPKRRYEGWRYLTYMFVHAGFFHLIVNLVIQILLGIPLEMVHHWWRVLIIYLGGVLFGSLGTSISDPYVRLVGASGGVYALVTAHLASIVMNWSEMRFAPLQFVFFLIVFASTIGKDIYYRYINDEDDRVMKPICLVL; this is encoded by the exons GACTGGAGAACTATATTTCAAAGCTACGACCTTGACAACGACGGTGTTATATCACTGAGGGAACTGAAGGAAAGGATCCTCAGCGAGACGTACAAAAATGATATCCCGGAGGAAACAGTTTGCCGAATCATGCAGAAAATTGACCTAGATGGCAACGGTTACATTGATCTGAAAGAATTTGAAAGGCTG CACTGGACGAGGGTGTTCAACTGGTACGATCGGGACGGAGACGGACTAATCTCGCCGGCGGAGTTATCTGGGATGATCCAGGAAGGAGAAGAGCGGCTAATCCCTAAAGCGACGGAGAAAAGGCTGGCGAAGATGGCTGATGGCAATGGGGACAATCGTCTGGACTTtgaagaatttttgaaactg GTGGAGATGAAGGAGTTCCGTGTCATAATGGGCGACATTCTGAACAAGTACGTGAGGTTGGTGGTGGTGCCGCGGTACAGGGAGAGCGACGAAGTGGACGGGCGACTGCATTACGAGCAGCAATACAGCTGCTGTCCTCCCAAACTTTGTATGGTGATCATCAGCATTGTCGAG GCAGCCTTGTTCGCCTGGGATGCCTTCAAGGACGGTAAGACCGACGGTAACGGGCCTGTCGCTACGGCTCTGCTCTATGATCCCAAGAGACGATACGAAGGGTGGAGATATCTGACCTATATGTTCGTCCACGCCGG GTTCTTTCACCTGATCGTGAACCTCGTAATACAGATCTTGCTTGGAATACCGCTGGAGATGGTGCACCACTGGTGGAGGGTGCTCATCATCTACCTCGGTGGTGTGCTGTTCGGTTCGCTGGGCACGTCCATATCTGATCCTTACGTGAGGCTTGTAGGTGCTTCCGGCGGGGTCTACGCCCTCGTCACAGCACATCTTGCCTCCATCGTTATG AATTGGTCCGAAATGAGGTTCGCACCCCTGCAGTTTGTATTCTTCCTCATTGTGTTTGCTAGTACAATAGGAAAGGATATCTACTATCGCTACATCAATGACGAGGACGATCGG GTTATGAAGCCCATCTGTTTGGTGCTCTAG